One stretch of Rosistilla oblonga DNA includes these proteins:
- a CDS encoding ferredoxin, whose product MNSRFSLAAAMLMLLSFVSAATAGQPCIPCGGCTDPCAGGGCAVVPGCGSNVGYATQPSIGYAAPQQDAGCAINSYAPAAVPATQPLCGPMTIAKVIMVPTYVTETRAQPTTEYRDEVRYRTKTTYRTVPVTETKYRTRTVMQAKTESKTVEYTELVAQTDMQTIEQTHTVPVWNEVPETYTVRVPQIVEREESYTVSVPQLTDEEFTYTVNVPVPQTETKIQTVTNAVPVVKRRLINIDVPVTRTQTVTKDYGHWETRVDEVIAAPVPAAVPASAGGCYSGNQTASNMGGCGSYGGCGSGGYASSCASRRCGSCSACQARSCGCSGSHTATANCGSAANGGCSGCGEQVIGGHSVAVAPATQTVTRRVWVPNLQTEEVPVVEMQSQQHEVSYTVYEEQQQQIPYECTYLVYQPEQRTGIRKVVHYVDETRTRPRKVVEYTEETRERTRRELSFKEEVRTETYPVVSYHPVQKTKEVSYTVNVPEVLTEAYETTRYDRVAEESVEEYTVKVPFTSMREVTVQVCKMVPKVVEETVYPCGQVSQGGAASYGCQGNGVGGGCAPAGNCGSGCGAAGCSGGCGTAGCN is encoded by the coding sequence ATGAACTCTCGATTCTCGTTGGCAGCCGCGATGCTCATGCTGTTGAGCTTCGTTTCGGCGGCGACCGCCGGGCAGCCGTGTATCCCGTGTGGCGGATGTACCGATCCGTGTGCCGGCGGTGGATGTGCCGTTGTCCCCGGCTGCGGTTCAAACGTCGGCTACGCGACTCAGCCCAGCATCGGCTACGCGGCTCCCCAACAGGATGCCGGTTGCGCGATCAACAGCTACGCTCCCGCTGCCGTTCCTGCGACTCAGCCGCTGTGCGGACCGATGACGATTGCCAAGGTCATCATGGTGCCGACTTACGTCACCGAAACGCGTGCTCAACCGACCACCGAATATCGCGACGAAGTTCGCTATCGCACCAAGACGACCTATCGCACGGTGCCGGTTACCGAAACGAAATACCGCACGCGAACCGTGATGCAAGCCAAGACCGAAAGCAAGACGGTCGAATACACCGAACTTGTCGCTCAAACCGACATGCAGACGATCGAACAGACGCACACCGTGCCGGTTTGGAACGAAGTTCCCGAGACCTACACCGTCCGCGTCCCTCAGATCGTCGAGCGCGAAGAGAGCTACACCGTCAGCGTTCCCCAGCTGACCGACGAGGAGTTCACCTACACCGTGAACGTTCCCGTTCCGCAAACCGAAACAAAAATCCAAACCGTCACCAACGCAGTCCCTGTCGTCAAGCGGCGGTTGATCAACATCGACGTTCCCGTCACCCGCACGCAAACCGTCACCAAAGACTACGGACATTGGGAAACACGAGTCGACGAAGTGATCGCGGCTCCCGTCCCCGCGGCCGTTCCTGCGTCAGCGGGCGGATGTTACAGCGGCAATCAGACCGCTTCCAACATGGGCGGTTGCGGTTCGTATGGCGGTTGTGGATCGGGCGGATATGCCAGCTCGTGTGCATCGCGTCGCTGCGGCAGTTGCAGCGCATGCCAAGCTCGCAGTTGTGGCTGCTCGGGTTCGCATACCGCGACAGCTAATTGCGGAAGCGCTGCCAACGGCGGCTGCAGCGGATGTGGCGAACAAGTGATCGGCGGCCACAGCGTCGCCGTTGCACCAGCGACTCAAACGGTAACTCGCCGCGTCTGGGTTCCAAATTTGCAGACCGAAGAAGTCCCCGTCGTTGAAATGCAATCGCAGCAACACGAGGTCAGCTACACCGTCTACGAAGAACAGCAGCAACAGATTCCTTACGAGTGCACCTATCTGGTCTACCAACCCGAACAACGCACCGGGATTCGCAAGGTCGTTCACTACGTCGATGAAACGCGCACGCGTCCACGCAAGGTCGTCGAGTACACCGAAGAGACACGCGAGCGAACTCGCCGCGAACTGTCGTTCAAGGAAGAAGTGCGAACCGAAACCTACCCCGTCGTTTCGTATCACCCCGTGCAGAAGACCAAAGAAGTCTCCTACACCGTGAACGTTCCCGAGGTCCTGACCGAAGCGTATGAGACCACGCGATACGATCGCGTTGCCGAAGAATCGGTCGAGGAATACACCGTCAAGGTTCCTTTCACCAGCATGCGTGAAGTGACCGTGCAGGTCTGCAAGATGGTGCCGAAGGTTGTCGAAGAGACCGTTTATCCATGCGGTCAGGTTTCGCAAGGTGGCGCGGCTAGCTACGGTTGCCAAGGCAACGGCGTTGGTGGCGGATGTGCACCAGCGGGCAACTGCGGCAGCGGTTGTGGAGCGGCAGGCTGCAGCGGCGGTTGCGGTACCGCGGGTTGCAATTAA
- a CDS encoding tetratricopeptide repeat protein — MSNPKYRLARTLALLATSFFLGSLFASLVMAQESSEPVVARAQMQLQVGEKLVDTIEKGDLLTVLEDRGDTYLIVTYNGHRGVVEKVNAVKIIESADIYTELIQKNPTDGRLFTLRASAWWALKQHQKALDDFDRAIKLGYDAPHAYSSRGMFHAAMGDFDEAIQDYTTALKRDKEKEDFSPLLNRAAVYMTLQKFPDAIADYDEVIQRKPDLASAYQQRAVAHKLSGNLEKAVADFDKAIELSPKNVSALMSRGFVHFQQSDHKRAVEDFAAVIEIEPRAAAAYNNRGFNLQKLGKTTEALADYNKAIELAPDYALAYQNKAWLLITANDPQLGNASVAIQAATKAGELNNFAIISDLAAMAAALAADEQFEEAIGWQEKVLEMAPEDRKPYAEKVLALYQQHEPFDPKLAEGDAKATAADKTEADAKPEPPTAEKPSESEDE, encoded by the coding sequence ATGTCAAACCCAAAGTACCGCCTGGCCCGCACTCTCGCACTGCTTGCGACCAGCTTTTTCTTGGGCAGCTTGTTCGCCAGCCTCGTGATGGCTCAAGAGTCCTCCGAACCGGTCGTCGCTCGGGCCCAGATGCAGCTGCAAGTCGGCGAGAAGCTTGTCGATACGATCGAAAAGGGGGACCTGTTGACGGTCCTCGAAGATCGTGGCGACACCTACCTAATCGTGACCTACAACGGTCACCGCGGCGTGGTCGAAAAGGTGAACGCCGTCAAGATCATCGAATCGGCCGACATCTATACCGAATTGATTCAGAAGAACCCAACCGACGGCCGGCTGTTCACACTGCGAGCATCGGCTTGGTGGGCACTAAAGCAGCACCAAAAGGCGCTGGACGATTTCGATCGCGCGATCAAGCTCGGCTACGATGCACCACACGCCTACTCCAGCCGTGGCATGTTCCACGCCGCGATGGGAGATTTCGACGAAGCGATCCAAGACTACACAACCGCTTTGAAACGGGACAAGGAAAAAGAAGACTTCTCACCACTGTTGAATCGCGCGGCGGTCTACATGACGCTACAAAAGTTTCCCGATGCGATCGCCGACTACGACGAAGTCATTCAGCGTAAACCCGATCTCGCGAGCGCTTATCAACAGCGCGCCGTGGCGCACAAGTTGAGCGGCAACCTAGAGAAAGCCGTCGCTGATTTTGATAAAGCGATCGAACTGAGCCCCAAGAATGTATCGGCGTTGATGAGTCGCGGGTTTGTCCACTTTCAACAATCCGACCACAAGCGAGCAGTAGAAGATTTTGCCGCGGTGATCGAGATCGAACCCCGCGCGGCGGCCGCTTACAACAACCGCGGCTTCAATCTACAGAAGCTCGGCAAGACGACCGAAGCCTTGGCCGATTACAACAAAGCGATCGAACTGGCTCCCGATTACGCATTGGCTTATCAAAACAAAGCTTGGCTGTTGATCACCGCCAACGATCCACAACTGGGCAACGCAAGCGTCGCGATCCAGGCGGCGACCAAGGCGGGCGAGCTGAACAATTTTGCGATCATCAGCGACCTAGCTGCGATGGCGGCGGCGCTCGCGGCGGACGAACAGTTCGAAGAAGCGATCGGATGGCAGGAGAAAGTGCTCGAGATGGCTCCGGAAGATCGCAAGCCGTACGCCGAAAAAGTTCTCGCGTTGTATCAACAGCACGAGCCCTTTGATCCCAAGTTGGCAGAGGGGGATGCGAAGGCGACGGCAGCCGACAAGACGGAAGCGGATGCCAAGCCCGAACCACCGACCGCGGAAAAGCCTAGCGAATCGGAAGACGAATAG
- a CDS encoding ATP-binding protein — protein sequence MPEKEKMAAGTSTPKTRRSTAEAMAKGQRDISVSEFFAKNKHLLGFDNPRKSLLTTVKEAVDNSLDACEEAGILPVIWVQLEPTQSGRYRVSIQDNGPGIVKKQIPLIFGKLLYGSKFHRLRMSRGQQGIGISAAGMNGMLTSGQPVKIVSKVSVRKPAHYFELQIDTKKNQPEIVNGKGDGIDIPAGEKGRQYIEKAGIAWETVIPHEDGTSEDVTHGTRVTIELAAIYKKGRGSVDEYIEQTAIANPHITVHYVDPDGTARSYWRSTTELPAEAKEIKPHPYGVELGHLMAMMSADNVNTISQFLQSSFSCVTPAVARRICEAAGIGSRMTTKKIGRDEADKVFRAMQEAKIRPPATDCVVPIGQGLLLKGISTVVPGEFYAASSRPPAVYRGNPFIIEVALAYGGGPQTHAITHDELNELIGQTDARTLRKFLMDTFSGVGSDGADKIMKQAGLKTRKSPSNLTTKERLALHDALQNVSINEGQSMQVMRFANRVPLQFQAGACAITQAVMGMNWRSYGLTQSRGNLPNGPVSVMVHVASVWVPFTSESKEAVANYPEIEKELRLALQFVGRKLGMFLRRRQKVKQEGERRSVFLRYLGEVAQALHGMNGCDTQQVYDHLLEVAKRKTADADVVLDERGKVIQDESELDLGDGVLIVDNAAKTVPTADAAVKPAAAAEEASAEDDSVEQGELFDA from the coding sequence TTGCCCGAGAAGGAAAAGATGGCGGCCGGAACAAGCACCCCCAAGACACGTCGAAGCACTGCCGAAGCGATGGCCAAAGGTCAACGCGATATTTCGGTCAGTGAGTTCTTTGCAAAAAACAAGCACCTGCTGGGCTTCGACAATCCGCGAAAGTCGCTGTTGACGACGGTCAAAGAGGCGGTCGACAACTCGCTCGATGCGTGCGAAGAGGCTGGCATTCTGCCGGTGATCTGGGTCCAACTGGAACCGACCCAATCGGGTCGCTACCGAGTTTCGATCCAAGACAACGGCCCCGGAATCGTCAAGAAACAGATCCCGTTGATCTTCGGCAAACTGCTGTACGGCAGCAAGTTCCACCGATTGCGGATGAGCCGCGGACAGCAGGGAATCGGGATCAGCGCCGCGGGCATGAACGGGATGCTGACCAGCGGGCAACCGGTCAAGATCGTCAGCAAGGTATCGGTCCGCAAACCGGCTCACTACTTTGAGCTGCAGATCGATACAAAGAAGAACCAGCCGGAAATTGTCAACGGCAAGGGGGATGGCATCGACATTCCCGCCGGGGAAAAAGGTCGCCAGTACATCGAGAAGGCGGGGATCGCATGGGAAACCGTGATCCCACACGAGGATGGGACCAGCGAAGACGTGACGCACGGAACGCGGGTCACGATCGAATTAGCAGCGATCTACAAAAAGGGGCGCGGCAGCGTCGATGAATACATCGAACAGACGGCGATCGCCAACCCGCACATCACCGTGCACTACGTCGACCCCGACGGGACCGCCCGATCCTACTGGCGCAGCACCACCGAATTGCCAGCCGAAGCCAAAGAGATCAAACCGCATCCCTACGGCGTCGAGCTGGGACACCTGATGGCGATGATGTCGGCTGACAACGTCAACACGATCAGCCAGTTTCTGCAGAGTTCGTTCTCATGCGTCACGCCAGCTGTCGCCCGCCGGATCTGCGAAGCGGCCGGAATCGGCAGCCGCATGACCACGAAAAAGATCGGCCGCGACGAAGCGGACAAAGTTTTCCGCGCGATGCAGGAAGCGAAGATTCGCCCGCCGGCGACCGATTGCGTCGTGCCGATCGGCCAGGGGCTGCTGCTGAAGGGAATCAGCACCGTCGTGCCGGGCGAGTTCTATGCGGCATCCAGCCGGCCGCCAGCGGTTTATCGCGGCAATCCGTTTATCATCGAAGTGGCGCTCGCATACGGTGGCGGCCCGCAAACGCATGCGATCACGCACGATGAACTAAACGAACTGATCGGACAGACCGACGCCCGGACGCTGCGTAAGTTCTTGATGGATACGTTCAGCGGCGTCGGTTCCGACGGCGCCGACAAGATCATGAAGCAGGCCGGTCTGAAGACCCGCAAGAGTCCGTCGAACCTCACGACCAAGGAGCGGTTGGCACTGCACGATGCCTTGCAAAACGTAAGCATCAACGAGGGGCAATCGATGCAGGTGATGCGGTTCGCCAACCGCGTGCCGCTGCAGTTCCAAGCCGGTGCGTGCGCGATCACGCAAGCGGTGATGGGAATGAATTGGCGCAGTTATGGACTGACTCAATCTCGCGGCAATTTGCCCAACGGTCCCGTGTCGGTGATGGTCCACGTCGCCAGCGTTTGGGTGCCGTTTACCAGCGAATCGAAAGAAGCGGTCGCCAATTATCCGGAGATCGAAAAGGAGCTGCGATTAGCCTTGCAGTTTGTCGGTCGCAAGCTGGGAATGTTCCTGCGGCGCCGGCAAAAAGTGAAGCAGGAAGGAGAGCGGCGAAGCGTCTTCCTGCGGTATCTGGGCGAGGTCGCGCAAGCCTTGCACGGCATGAACGGCTGCGACACTCAACAGGTCTACGACCACTTGTTAGAGGTTGCTAAGCGGAAGACAGCCGATGCGGATGTGGTTCTCGATGAACGGGGCAAAGTGATTCAAGATGAATCGGAACTCGATCTGGGCGACGGCGTGTTGATCGTCGACAACGCCGCCAAGACGGTCCCCACAGCCGACGCAGCGGTCAAACCGGCCGCTGCCGCAGAAGAGGCTTCGGCGGAGGACGATTCGGTCGAACAGGGTGAACTGTTCGACGCGTAA
- a CDS encoding DNA topoisomerase IV subunit A, protein MAKKKQAPKKFVPEKPKPVKLTPIDKSTLTKLEGLADKVVSSATRGRDPFLDIPTRALSNVRFNKTKRYIEMGKNTNRRELFNLNQARSYMQTLLAGSGCKSLIDEGKTTSIRGLYYRMKHTIKGAKEETFNNQGESDAVIEDLEVLANSLREELHLYADKRGEMVGPIVLEDMGDEIDCARMGSGGYGIPSIVEPDRIKFKRCTADFILHVEKGTVWQRFNEDKFWKKHNCLLTHGAGQPPRGVRRLLHRMHNELELPVYCVLDNDPWGYYIYSVIKQGSINLAFESQRMTIPDAKFLGLRSIDLERCGLDMNVTIKMNDTDRKRAKQIMKYPWFEGKKRWQKEIDRMLQNDFKLEVESLINLGISYVTETYVPERLADGDWLD, encoded by the coding sequence ATGGCTAAGAAAAAACAAGCTCCTAAAAAGTTCGTCCCCGAAAAACCGAAGCCTGTTAAGCTGACGCCGATCGACAAATCGACGCTCACCAAACTCGAGGGGCTCGCGGACAAGGTCGTCAGCTCAGCGACGCGGGGCCGCGATCCGTTTCTGGATATCCCCACGCGAGCGCTTTCGAACGTGCGTTTCAATAAAACGAAACGCTATATCGAGATGGGGAAAAACACGAACCGCCGCGAGCTGTTCAACCTGAACCAAGCCCGATCCTACATGCAAACGCTGCTGGCTGGCAGCGGCTGCAAGAGCCTGATCGACGAAGGCAAAACGACAAGCATTCGTGGTCTCTACTATCGCATGAAGCACACGATCAAAGGTGCCAAAGAGGAGACGTTCAACAATCAGGGCGAATCCGATGCGGTGATCGAGGATCTGGAAGTCCTGGCGAATTCGCTGCGTGAAGAACTACATCTGTACGCCGACAAACGGGGCGAGATGGTTGGTCCGATCGTACTGGAAGATATGGGAGACGAGATCGATTGTGCGCGGATGGGCAGCGGTGGCTACGGGATTCCTTCGATCGTAGAACCCGACCGGATCAAATTCAAACGCTGCACCGCCGACTTTATCCTGCATGTCGAAAAAGGAACCGTCTGGCAACGATTCAACGAAGACAAGTTTTGGAAAAAGCACAACTGCCTGCTGACACATGGTGCCGGGCAACCGCCGCGAGGCGTCCGGCGATTGTTGCATCGGATGCACAACGAACTGGAACTGCCCGTCTACTGCGTGCTCGATAACGATCCCTGGGGATATTACATCTACAGCGTGATCAAGCAGGGGTCGATCAACCTGGCGTTTGAGTCGCAGCGGATGACGATCCCCGACGCAAAGTTCTTGGGGCTACGCAGCATCGACTTGGAACGCTGCGGGCTGGACATGAACGTAACGATCAAGATGAACGACACCGATCGCAAGCGAGCCAAACAGATCATGAAGTATCCGTGGTTCGAAGGCAAAAAGCGGTGGCAGAAAGAGATCGACAGGATGCTGCAAAACGACTTCAAGCTCGAGGTCGAGTCGTTGATCAATCTCGGCATCAGTTACGTCACCGAGACCTATGTCCCCGAGCGATTAGCCGACGGCGACTGGCTCGACTAG
- a CDS encoding chemotaxis protein CheX encodes MLATENEAFQKAVEEIFNSCLGCEVKLKEVGDSTAADRINEIKGIIGISGAICGTAALSVSRDFAYKATGALLGETPAELNSDVVDAVGEIVNMIAGRARVLLGNEATNMSLPSVIMGQCEIAFGSENHGTCLRFETAWGPVSMELVLKQQSKSAIPNVTPVAILA; translated from the coding sequence ATGCTGGCTACCGAAAACGAAGCCTTTCAAAAGGCAGTCGAAGAAATTTTTAACAGCTGTCTTGGATGCGAGGTCAAGCTGAAGGAGGTCGGCGATTCGACAGCCGCCGATCGAATCAACGAGATCAAAGGGATCATCGGCATCTCGGGAGCGATCTGCGGCACCGCCGCGCTCAGCGTCTCCCGCGACTTTGCCTACAAAGCGACCGGGGCACTGTTGGGCGAGACGCCCGCCGAACTGAATTCCGATGTCGTCGATGCCGTCGGCGAGATCGTGAATATGATCGCCGGCCGCGCCCGGGTGCTGTTGGGCAACGAAGCGACCAATATGTCACTCCCTTCGGTGATCATGGGGCAATGCGAGATCGCGTTTGGTTCGGAGAACCATGGCACCTGCCTGCGATTTGAAACCGCCTGGGGCCCGGTTTCGATGGAACTGGTGCTGAAACAGCAGTCGAAATCGGCAATCCCCAACGTAACCCCGGTTGCCATACTTGCCTAG
- a CDS encoding response regulator codes for MDQKVLLADDSGVMRKIILRALNAAGVTDVVEAADGAQAWTAFQTTQFDMVLTDWNMPMMTGLDLLKNIRQAGSTIPVIMITTESERGRVIEAIQAGVSDFLPKPFENELLQEKLVKHLSAIAS; via the coding sequence ATGGACCAAAAGGTTCTCTTAGCGGATGACTCGGGCGTCATGCGTAAGATCATTCTGCGGGCGTTAAATGCTGCCGGGGTTACCGACGTTGTCGAAGCAGCCGATGGAGCCCAGGCGTGGACCGCTTTTCAAACGACTCAGTTCGATATGGTTCTGACCGATTGGAACATGCCGATGATGACAGGTTTGGATCTCTTGAAAAACATTCGTCAGGCGGGTTCAACGATCCCGGTGATCATGATCACCACCGAATCCGAACGCGGCCGCGTGATCGAAGCGATCCAAGCGGGCGTGTCGGATTTCTTGCCGAAGCCGTTCGAAAACGAACTGTTGCAGGAAAAGCTTGTTAAACACCTCAGCGCGATCGCTTCGTAA